From the Bacteroidota bacterium genome, one window contains:
- the nadA gene encoding quinolinate synthase NadA, translating into MKQTDIAIQIERILELKKENNAIILVHNYQDPEIYKIGDFIGDSLELSRKAMEVEEEVIIFCGVKFMAETAKILNPSKRVILPNLEAGCSMADMSDVPGLMKLKAEHPNAGVVCYINTNADVKAESDIICTSANAIKMVESLPNEEIIFLPDKNMAAYLQTKTKKKIIPYEAYCYIHNALDGDMLRDFKSRYPKAEVISHPESPPDVLALSEHVRGTSGMIKAAIESDAKEFIMVTECGMAQKLRDDVPNKIFHSFCNICSYMKMTNLFLVERALTKMQYEIFVPEDVAAKAKIAIDRMLKLS; encoded by the coding sequence ATGAAACAAACAGATATAGCCATTCAAATTGAACGAATTCTCGAACTCAAGAAAGAGAACAATGCAATAATTCTTGTACATAATTATCAGGATCCAGAAATATATAAAATAGGCGATTTTATTGGCGATTCACTTGAGCTTTCACGCAAAGCGATGGAAGTAGAGGAAGAGGTTATTATTTTTTGTGGTGTAAAATTTATGGCAGAAACTGCAAAAATTTTAAATCCATCAAAGCGAGTTATCCTTCCTAATCTGGAAGCTGGATGTTCCATGGCGGATATGTCGGATGTACCAGGATTGATGAAACTGAAAGCTGAACACCCAAATGCCGGAGTTGTTTGCTATATCAATACCAATGCAGATGTTAAGGCCGAATCAGATATCATATGTACTTCTGCAAATGCCATAAAAATGGTTGAATCATTACCAAATGAAGAGATTATTTTCCTACCTGATAAAAATATGGCTGCCTATCTGCAAACAAAAACCAAAAAGAAAATCATCCCCTATGAAGCGTATTGCTATATCCATAATGCGCTAGATGGAGATATGTTACGTGATTTTAAAAGTCGTTACCCAAAGGCAGAAGTGATCTCGCATCCTGAATCTCCTCCTGATGTATTGGCTCTGTCCGAACATGTTCGTGGAACAAGCGGGATGATTAAAGCTGCTATTGAGTCAGATGCAAAAGAATTTATTATGGTTACCGAGTGTGGAATGGCTCAAAAGCTAAGAGATGACGTGCCAAATAAAATATTCCATTCATTTTGTAACATCTGTTCCTACATGAAAATGACTAATTTGTTTTTGGTAGAGCGTGCTTTAACCAAAATGCAATATGAAATTTTTGTTCCTGAAGATGTTGCTGCCAAAGCAAAAATTGCCATTGACAGAATGCTGAAATTATCTTAA
- a CDS encoding sigma-54-dependent Fis family transcriptional regulator — protein sequence MPEILIVDDEKVIRETLKDILEYEKYKIEEAADGLQAIEKIKKKKYDAVLCDIKMPKMDGIEVLEQSMAINPDVPFIMISGHGTVEIAVEATRKGAFAFISKPPDLNQLLLHIRNAIDRTELVKETKVLKRKISKTHDIIGESKSITDIRDTIDKVAETEARILITGKNGTGKELVARWIHEKSNRNTGALVEVNCAAIPSELIESELFGHEKGSFTSAHKQRIGKFEQANDGTLFLDEIGDMSLSAQAKVLRALQEKVIVRVGGEKHITVNPRVIAATNKDLLKEIEKGNFREDLYHRLSVIVMRVPSLNERENDIALLADRFIKEICQEHGLPMKTFHPDALQELKKITWTGNVRELHNAIERMAILCEKEITAEDVRLYGKPIPRHDISKELDISQFKKMEEFKEQAEMIFLREKLNLYNWDIDKAATEIGISVKATNNLIDKYNIKK from the coding sequence ATGCCCGAAATCCTTATAGTTGATGACGAAAAAGTCATACGAGAAACCCTGAAAGACATCCTTGAATACGAAAAGTATAAAATTGAAGAAGCCGCAGATGGTCTTCAGGCCATTGAAAAAATAAAAAAGAAAAAATACGATGCTGTTTTGTGTGACATCAAAATGCCAAAAATGGATGGCATTGAAGTGTTGGAGCAATCCATGGCCATTAATCCGGATGTGCCTTTTATCATGATTTCGGGTCATGGAACAGTAGAAATTGCCGTAGAAGCCACGCGAAAAGGAGCGTTTGCATTTATTTCCAAACCACCCGATTTGAATCAACTACTCCTGCATATTCGCAATGCTATCGATCGTACCGAACTGGTTAAGGAAACCAAAGTTCTTAAACGCAAAATCAGCAAAACCCACGATATCATTGGTGAATCAAAATCTATAACCGATATCCGCGATACCATCGACAAGGTTGCTGAAACAGAAGCACGCATTTTGATTACAGGAAAAAATGGTACAGGAAAAGAATTGGTAGCTCGCTGGATACATGAAAAAAGTAACCGCAACACAGGAGCTTTAGTAGAAGTAAACTGTGCTGCAATTCCATCCGAATTAATCGAAAGTGAGTTATTCGGACATGAAAAAGGTTCATTTACATCTGCTCATAAGCAACGTATCGGAAAATTTGAGCAAGCTAATGATGGCACTTTATTCCTTGATGAAATTGGAGATATGAGTCTTTCTGCTCAAGCCAAAGTATTACGTGCATTGCAAGAGAAAGTAATTGTGCGGGTTGGTGGAGAGAAACACATTACTGTTAATCCACGCGTAATTGCCGCAACCAATAAAGATTTATTGAAAGAAATCGAAAAAGGAAACTTCAGAGAAGATTTATATCATCGCCTGAGCGTTATTGTTATGCGTGTTCCATCCTTAAATGAACGCGAAAATGATATTGCTTTATTAGCTGATCGGTTCATTAAAGAAATTTGTCAGGAACATGGTTTGCCAATGAAAACTTTCCACCCCGATGCCTTGCAGGAACTAAAAAAAATAACCTGGACAGGAAATGTTCGTGAATTACACAATGCCATTGAACGCATGGCTATTCTTTGCGAAAAAGAAATAACAGCTGAAGATGTCAGGCTTTATGGGAAACCCATTCCAAGGCACGATATTTCAAAAGAATTGGACATCAGTCAGTTTAAAAAAATGGAAGAATTCAAGGAGCAAGCAGAAATGATTTTTTTGCGGGAAAAATTGAATTTGTATAATTGGGACATTGACAAAGCAGCAACTGAAATTGGTATAAGCGTTAAGGCTACTAATAATTTAATTGATAAGTACAACATCAAAAAATAA
- a CDS encoding rhomboid family intramembrane serine protease: MLPPVVKNLLIINVIFFVATLVVQKLGIDLSDKLGLHFFGSEKFEPYQVITYMFMHGGFGHVFFNMFALWMFGYAIENYMGPKRFLIYYLATGIGAAMLHYGVFYLEIKPYLDPINRYLSNPENIDFQHQLINALNPIVSQPISIQNLNYEVIETFKIDLLNQPVVVGASGAVFGILLAFGMMFPNSVIYLYFAIPVKAKYFVIGYGLIELWLGFSNRGDSNIAHFAHIGGMIFGFILLKYWKIKRLN; this comes from the coding sequence ATTTTACCACCGGTAGTAAAAAATCTACTAATCATCAATGTCATTTTTTTTGTAGCCACATTGGTGGTTCAGAAACTTGGTATTGACTTATCTGATAAACTGGGACTTCATTTTTTTGGAAGTGAAAAGTTTGAACCTTACCAGGTAATCACCTATATGTTTATGCATGGAGGATTTGGTCATGTTTTCTTCAATATGTTTGCCCTGTGGATGTTTGGTTATGCCATTGAAAACTACATGGGTCCGAAGCGCTTTCTGATCTATTATTTAGCAACCGGAATTGGAGCTGCAATGCTACATTATGGTGTTTTCTATCTTGAAATAAAGCCCTACTTAGATCCCATTAATCGCTATTTATCAAATCCTGAGAATATTGATTTCCAACATCAGTTAATCAATGCTTTAAATCCAATTGTTAGTCAGCCTATTTCCATTCAAAATCTCAATTATGAAGTAATCGAGACATTCAAAATTGACTTATTAAACCAACCTGTTGTTGTTGGCGCTTCAGGAGCAGTATTTGGAATTTTACTGGCCTTTGGGATGATGTTTCCTAACTCTGTGATTTACTTGTATTTTGCAATTCCTGTTAAAGCAAAATATTTTGTAATAGGATATGGCCTGATTGAACTCTGGCTCGGATTTTCAAACCGTGGTGATAGTAATATTGCCCACTTTGCTCATATTGGTGGAATGATTTTTGGATTCATTTTACTTAAATATTGGAAAATTAAGCGACTTAATTAG
- a CDS encoding TIGR00730 family Rossman fold protein: protein MNAQHILGNKTWTEIEAESSWSLFKILGEFVKGYEILNRIGPCVSIFGSARTKPDNDYYKYTEEIAERLTGMGYGIITGGGPGIMEAANKGAQAGGGKSVGLNIILPHEQDYNPYIDADKLVNFDYFFVRKVMFVKYAQGFVVMPGGFGTMDEFFEAITLIQTHKIVTFPVVLFGSDYWTGLIDWIKTTMIKEETISPEDLDIFKVVDTVDEAVKVIDDFYTKFQLRPNF, encoded by the coding sequence ATGAATGCACAACATATTCTAGGCAATAAAACCTGGACAGAAATTGAAGCGGAATCATCCTGGTCGCTCTTTAAAATACTGGGTGAATTTGTAAAAGGATACGAAATTTTGAATCGCATAGGCCCTTGTGTTTCAATTTTCGGATCGGCTCGAACCAAACCCGACAATGATTATTATAAATACACTGAAGAGATCGCAGAACGTCTCACAGGAATGGGTTACGGTATCATTACAGGTGGTGGCCCTGGAATCATGGAGGCAGCCAATAAAGGAGCACAAGCAGGTGGTGGAAAATCCGTTGGATTAAACATTATTTTACCGCACGAGCAAGATTACAATCCATATATTGACGCAGATAAGTTGGTTAATTTCGACTACTTTTTTGTTCGCAAAGTGATGTTTGTTAAATATGCCCAAGGTTTTGTTGTGATGCCTGGAGGCTTTGGCACCATGGACGAGTTTTTTGAAGCCATTACCCTAATTCAAACGCATAAAATTGTTACTTTTCCTGTTGTTTTGTTTGGCTCAGACTATTGGACTGGACTAATTGATTGGATTAAAACAACCATGATAAAGGAAGAAACAATTTCTCCTGAAGATTTGGATATTTTTAAAGTGGTTGATACGGTAGATGAAGCAGTCAAAGTTATCGATGATTTTTATACCAAATTCCAACTAAGGCCTAATTTCTAA
- the nadB gene encoding L-aspartate oxidase: protein MQYYDVVVVGSGIAGLSYSLRVSEYFQEHYPEFKICILTKGEEDETNTKYAQGGVAVVTDFFKDSYEKHMQDTMMAGNDLSNPDIVEMVIKDGPARVEEIIRWGTEFDKKVTGEYDLGKEGGHSANRVLHHKDITGNEIEQKLLNKVRKYKNITLLNHHFSIDLLTQHHLGQDLPKKSEDIECYGLYVMNQKNKQISKILSKIVVIATGGLGQVYYNTTNPKIATGDGIAIAYRAGALIENMEFIQFHPTSLFNPGERPSFLISEAVRGYGGILKTKNEEEFMQNYDKRESLAPRDIVARAIDSEMKKSGDEYVCLDCRHIPRAEFAERFPRIFEKCISIGIDPSIQMIPVLPTCHYACGGIKTDVNARTTIKNLYAIGEVASTGLHGANRLASNSLLEALVFAHNCFQDTISRIGELELRNNIPEWNTEGTTQPKERVLITHKLKELQYLMSDYVSIVRTNKRLEQAMNRLNLLFEETETLYNQVQLSPQLCELRNLISVAYLITRAASKRTENKGLHFNKDLDHNYLNNKLHSSI, encoded by the coding sequence ATGCAGTATTACGATGTAGTTGTAGTTGGATCCGGAATTGCAGGCCTTTCCTATTCTTTGCGGGTTTCTGAATATTTTCAGGAGCATTATCCTGAGTTTAAAATTTGTATTCTTACCAAAGGAGAAGAAGACGAAACGAATACAAAATATGCACAAGGAGGTGTAGCTGTTGTTACAGATTTTTTTAAAGACTCCTATGAAAAGCATATGCAGGATACCATGATGGCAGGAAATGATTTATCTAATCCTGATATTGTGGAAATGGTCATTAAAGATGGCCCTGCTCGAGTAGAAGAAATTATCCGCTGGGGAACTGAATTTGATAAAAAAGTGACAGGTGAATATGATTTAGGAAAAGAAGGTGGGCATTCGGCCAATCGCGTATTACACCACAAGGATATTACAGGAAATGAAATAGAACAAAAACTGCTTAACAAAGTCAGAAAGTATAAAAATATTACCCTTCTTAATCACCATTTTTCAATTGATTTGTTAACACAGCATCATTTGGGTCAGGATTTACCCAAGAAAAGTGAAGATATTGAGTGCTATGGTTTGTATGTGATGAACCAAAAGAATAAACAGATATCCAAAATCCTCTCTAAAATTGTTGTGATTGCAACCGGAGGATTAGGACAGGTTTATTACAATACAACCAATCCGAAAATTGCTACTGGAGATGGAATTGCTATTGCTTACCGAGCCGGTGCTTTGATCGAAAATATGGAATTCATTCAATTTCATCCCACATCTCTTTTTAATCCTGGAGAAAGACCTTCTTTTTTGATTTCGGAAGCTGTAAGAGGATATGGAGGCATATTGAAAACAAAAAACGAAGAAGAATTTATGCAAAACTACGATAAGCGGGAATCATTGGCTCCTCGGGATATTGTAGCGAGAGCCATTGATTCGGAAATGAAAAAATCAGGTGATGAATATGTTTGTTTGGATTGCAGGCATATTCCGAGAGCAGAATTTGCTGAACGATTTCCAAGGATATTTGAAAAGTGTATTAGTATAGGCATCGATCCTTCAATACAAATGATACCGGTTCTACCCACCTGCCATTATGCATGTGGAGGTATTAAAACAGATGTAAACGCCAGAACAACCATTAAGAATTTGTATGCCATTGGTGAAGTGGCTTCAACAGGTTTGCATGGAGCCAATAGGTTGGCTTCCAACTCTCTTCTCGAAGCGCTTGTATTCGCACATAACTGTTTTCAGGATACGATTAGTCGGATAGGAGAATTGGAATTAAGAAACAATATACCCGAATGGAATACAGAGGGAACCACGCAACCGAAAGAAAGGGTTTTGATTACGCATAAATTAAAGGAGTTGCAATATTTAATGAGCGATTATGTGAGTATTGTTCGAACTAACAAGCGTTTAGAGCAAGCTATGAACCGATTAAATCTCTTATTTGAGGAAACAGAAACTTTATATAATCAGGTTCAGTTATCACCACAACTTTGCGAATTAAGAAATTTAATTAGTGTTGCCTATTTAATTACTCGAGCAGCCAGCAAGAGAACAGAAAATAAAGGATTGCATTTTAATAAGGATTTGGATCACAATTACCTTAATAATAAATTGCATTCATCCATATAG